From the genome of Sediminibacter sp. Hel_I_10:
TTGAAAGTTCTTTTTTTGAATCGTCAATTTCTGTTCTGCTAATTCTGCTCTTTGGATAAAGAGTTCTCTCTCCTTTTTTTCGGTTTCATATTTAACCTCTAAATCTGCGATAGATTCGGCATTTTGTTTAGAAAAAACAGAATCCTTAAGTACGATAAATTGTTGCTTATGTAGGCGCGCGTTTTTAAAATCCCTGAGCATATAATAACTCTCGGCACTTGTGAGATATAATTCGGAACCAACAAGTTCTTTTTCCGGGAATTTTTTAAGCAAATCAAAACCTTTATTGGCATAATTTAGTGCCAGTTTAGGCGCATTGGTTTCATTGTATAGCGCGGCGATATTATTTAAAAGCGAAAACATACCTTTTTCATCTCCCTCAAAACCTTCTGGACGATCTAAAGCCTTTAAATAATTTTGGAGTGCCAATTCAAGTTCACCATTGACGTGATAAGCATTGGCCAGGTTATCTAATAATCTAAAGTACTCAATTTGATTATTTTTGCGCTGTGCGAGTTCTAACGCTTTTTTAAACGTAGATATGGCTTCATCAATTCGGTTTAAATCCTTTAAATTGATTCCTATGTTGTTTAAAGAGGCAATCTGATCCTGTTCTAGATTGTATTTCTCTCTTACTTTTAAAGCACGCCTATGATATTCTAGAGCCTTCTGGTTTAAGTTCATTTCTTGATAAATGAGCCCTATATTATTTAGACAATTGCCTGTACCAGCTTCATCGTGGTTGAGCTCGTTCATTTTTAAGGATTGAAAGAAGAAATCCAAGGCCTCTTGGTAGTGTCCTTTATTCCAATTGAACATCCCTAGATTGTTGATGCATTTAGCTTCTAATCCTTTAAAGCCATACTCTTGACTTAGCCGATAGGCCTCTTCAAAATAATAGTTTGCAGAGTCCGATTTACCTGCAACATCCATGTAAATGCCATAGGTATTAGTTAACTCGGTGAGGCTAAATTTGAAATTGTTTTTTTTAGCTAATTGAATGCCCTCTTCAAGAATGTGCTGAGCTTTCTTGGTGTTGTTAAAAATATAGCCAAATCCAATTTTATTAAACATTCTTAGTTTAATAG
Proteins encoded in this window:
- a CDS encoding tetratricopeptide repeat-containing sensor histidine kinase codes for the protein MFNKIGFGYIFNNTKKAQHILEEGIQLAKKNNFKFSLTELTNTYGIYMDVAGKSDSANYYFEEAYRLSQEYGFKGLEAKCINNLGMFNWNKGHYQEALDFFFQSLKMNELNHDEAGTGNCLNNIGLIYQEMNLNQKALEYHRRALKVREKYNLEQDQIASLNNIGINLKDLNRIDEAISTFKKALELAQRKNNQIEYFRLLDNLANAYHVNGELELALQNYLKALDRPEGFEGDEKGMFSLLNNIAALYNETNAPKLALNYANKGFDLLKKFPEKELVGSELYLTSAESYYMLRDFKNARLHKQQFIVLKDSVFSKQNAESIADLEVKYETEKKERELFIQRAELAEQKLTIQKKNFQLYGLLAFAFILALLGYLFYNQQKLKNKQLRKENELKDALIKIETQNRLQEQRLRISRDLHDNIGAQLTFIISSIDNLKYGFDLKDEKLTTKLDMISQFTSATIYELRDTIWAMNKPEIQLEDLQLRISNFIEKADAASHGVSFEFNNHTATIEKRKFSSVEGMNIYRIIQESINNALKYAEAKRITVHFTSENDHFIFKIADDGKGFNLKTSPTGNGINNMKKRAYDLGATIDLYSSDQGTEIILKMKNG